Proteins from one Amycolatopsis benzoatilytica AK 16/65 genomic window:
- a CDS encoding thiopeptide-type bacteriocin biosynthesis protein has protein sequence MAEPREWLYYRVPVEPDGAGEPVLHTVVTPIVRQLRAEVPELRWFYLRFLDATGLHLRWRLSAAPAELDHVEQVVDDALAGRYRKHLYEPEKAKFGDLAVAEQLFQLSSETALELLARHRQGGRSGLAAAVMLALTAGLPASQRRVFLHQYGWYWSGGPARRRWTAAPWTSLADPRVRAKASGLLAEANAILAGPSGELIRDFSRQFWATANTMPLRSGYFQLFHHLHLTGNRLGVFPAAEAVIARLLYLTTADQRIRDLTLVT, from the coding sequence ATGGCTGAGCCTCGTGAGTGGCTGTACTACCGCGTCCCGGTCGAGCCGGACGGGGCAGGTGAACCGGTGCTGCACACGGTGGTCACCCCGATCGTCCGGCAGCTGCGCGCCGAAGTGCCGGAGTTGCGCTGGTTCTACCTGAGGTTCCTCGACGCCACCGGCCTGCACCTGCGCTGGCGGCTGTCTGCCGCCCCGGCCGAACTGGACCACGTCGAACAGGTCGTCGACGACGCGCTCGCCGGCCGGTACCGCAAGCACCTTTACGAGCCGGAGAAGGCGAAGTTCGGCGACCTGGCAGTTGCCGAGCAGCTGTTCCAGCTCAGCAGCGAGACGGCACTGGAACTGCTGGCCCGGCACCGTCAGGGCGGCCGATCGGGTCTCGCCGCCGCGGTGATGCTGGCCCTGACCGCTGGGCTGCCCGCCTCGCAACGCAGGGTTTTCCTGCACCAGTACGGCTGGTATTGGTCAGGTGGCCCGGCCCGCCGCCGCTGGACGGCGGCCCCCTGGACATCGCTGGCCGACCCGCGCGTGCGCGCCAAGGCGAGCGGGCTGCTCGCCGAGGCGAACGCGATACTGGCCGGACCTTCCGGGGAACTGATCCGGGACTTCTCGCGGCAATTCTGGGCGACCGCGAATACAATGCCGCTGCGGTCCGGATATTTCCAGCTTTTCCACCACTTGCACCTGACCGGAAATCGGCTGGGCGTCTTCCCCGCCGCCGAGGCGGTGATCGCCCGCCTGCTCTACCTGACCACTGCTGACCAGCGGATCCGCGACCTGACACTTGTCACGTGA